The following is a genomic window from Rhododendron vialii isolate Sample 1 chromosome 9a, ASM3025357v1.
ACTGTTGAGAAAGAAAAAGCGGCGGTGAAAAACTGCCTGCAAAAGTTCCACACTGTTAGTGATGGTATTACAACCATTGGTACCGCTGGTAAAggttttcagaaaaaaaattgtagttgCCAAGATTTCGATGAGCGACTTCGCTATTCCTTTTGATTGGACGATTTATGTGAAAGTTCACTATGCAATTAAAGgtattgtgaaaaatattaaacatgataattattttgaaaaattcaaaataaaaaaattagccaaacatatatgaaacactttaaaaattaaTCCTGTAAAAAAATGCCTTAACTTGACTTTTTATTACATTATGATAATAATATCTTTTTGCCTTGGTGTCCCGAATTTGGAGATTATACACAGAAAAATTCCAAAGGTGATTGGCATTCTCAGATCAAGATTAGAGACTATTCAATACCCTTTCTCAGCTTGATGTTAAACCTCCATGATTTGATATGAAACCCGGTAGCATAATTTCCCATCACAGCACATATTGAGGGAATTAAGGCCAGAATAGCTTAGTTTCTCACCAATTTTTTGGAAGCCCTGAGGATTTAGCAAGACAAATGTTTCTTCTGAAAAGCAGAGACCAAAACCATTTCCATCGAGAAAACACATCCGTGTCCAAGTGAGAGCGTTTCGAAAATGTTACTATTTATTACCAAACCAATAAAGATGCTACTCATTTGCACTCACATTCTTAATGCCTTACATGTAATTATTTAGTGGGAACTTACATGCATACGGAATTAAATATGCACAACTATGACTACTTGAAAACTCAAAACTATACATGGGAGAGAACTTTCACCTTCTCTTTTATTCTTCTTAACTTACATGATTAACAAACCGGCCTGCATATTTGGGTTTTGGCATTTCTAACCAAGTGATTGTGCTTCAAACCTTCCAAGCATCCTCCGCTGAGTCAATTCATCTAGTGGCACTCTTAGTAGCTATTCTCGAGACATTCCTTCACCGGTGAGTCGCATCCTTATTTGTCTCCTACCATGGATACCTACTCCAAGAAATACTTCCTTTATTGTCATTAATCCGATGATCACATCCTTGATGTTCATCCTTTCACCAGGTGGTTCTGCAGAACATGCAATTCCAATCCTCACAAGGGAAACTAAGCATTCTCTTATTTTGGTTCGTCTAACTCTTTCGTTCTGAGCATCGTTGTCAGCTTCAGAAGGTTCTTCTAATAGCATGCGCAGATCAACAATGTCCATCACTCTCTCTGGCAGTGCCACCTTGCAAAATTCATGAAGGCTTTGTCCGATTGTAAACATTTCATCTGTCAGTCTTTTTCCAGTCAGCATTTCCAATAACAAAATCCCATAGCTGTAAACATCTCCTTCTGTAGATGTCCTTCCTCCAATTCCATATTCTGCATTTAAACAGGTAAGGAACTGAAGAAATGTAGGCTACTACTATATACAAATGTCTGAAAGGGAAaaagcaaagaagaagaaaaagaagaacaattATTGACCCACTTACCTGGCGCAATATATCCTATAGAACCTTTGATTGCAAGTGAATTTGATTGCCCACCATCACTGTTACTGCTATTGATGGTGAGGAACTTGGCCAGCCCAAAATCTCCCAAATGGGCAATCATGTCATCATCAATGAGAACATTGCTTGGCTTTAGATCGCAATGAACAATTGGAGTTTCACAACGGCGATGAAGGTATTCTAAGGCACATGCAACGTCGATCATTATATTTAACCTTTGGGAAAGGCTTAAGTTCCATTCTTGTTGTGGTATATCTTCTTCTGGATGCAACCACTTCTCCAAACTTCCATTGGGCATGTACCCAAAAACTAGTGCTTTAAAATCATCACCTGCATGGTTTGTACTTGAACAAATTGATATGATCTTTAGGAGATTTTTGTGCCTTATTTTCCTCAAAGCTTCACATTCAGCCAAGAAGCTCTTCAAAGCTCCTCTTTGTTCAAGATTGAGCACCTTGACTGCAATTGGTTTATCCCCTTCATGGAGAATTCCTTTGTACACGGTGCCAAAACTTCCAGCTCCAATTAAGTTTAATGAAGAGAATCCACCAGTGGCGTTAAGGAGTTGATCATATGAAACCCTCAAGAAATTATCTCCTTTGACTGGTTGGGTGAGAGATTTGTTTTTCTGTTCTCTTTTCCTaagaaaaacaaccaaaagtAGCACCAGTGAAAGACATGGGATTATGCAAGCAATTGGAATAATGGTTTTGAAGCCAAGGCGATCCCCCTTCTTTGTGGACTTTGGGCAAGCAGGCAACCACATTTCTGCAATGCCTCCACAAAGCCCTTTATTTCCAACAAGTGAAATCGTACTCAAGTTTCCGAAGACACCTTGCAAAGGCACCTCACCAGCCAAGTTGTTAAATGACAAGTTCAGATTCTTTAAAAGAACGAGGGCAGCTAGATCTTCTGGAATTTGGCCGGACAAGTTATTGCGCGAAAGATCCAGAACTTCGATTCCTCTCAAGGAGCTTAAAGAGGGAGGAATAGTACCCTGAAACGTGTTGCCCTCTAGAAAAAGGCCTTCCAATTTCAAGCAATTTTTCAGAGTACTAGGAATATGTCCAGACAACTTGTTCTCCGAAACATCTAGTTCCTGGAGATTGTTCAATTTCCCGATTTCGAGTGGCACGACACCAATAAAAGCGTTATGAGCCAAGTTCATGAAGGTTAAAGTGGAGAAAAGGCCTATTTTGGGTATGGGGCCAGTTAAGAAATTAAGTGAGAGATCCAAGGTTTTCAAGCCCAGGATGTTTTCAATACTTGAAGGAATGGTTCCATTGAAGTTGTTCCCCTCAAGGTCTAGCCCAAATATTCGAGTGAGATTTCCAATGCTTTCTGGGATCGGACCGGACAATTTGTTTTTATGGAAACTTACTAGTTCGAGGTTTCTAAGCTTCCCTATTTCAAAGGGAATGACACCCGAAAAAAGGTTTTCTTCCAAACCAAGTGCAGCTAAGTTGACTAAAGTAGAAATTCCCGCGGGTATGTTTCCAACAAGCTGGTTCCGTCCTGCTACTAACAAATTGAGGTGACTTGAGAGATTGGCTATGGAAGTGGgtaaaacaccaccaaaaccatTTCCAGCGAAAGCCAATTTTTGTAGCTTGCTGCAGTTAGTTAACGAATCGATGAACCTCAAGTCCCTAGCATCCGCGGAGCCTAAATTGTTATCACCCAGATTTAACCACACTAGATCCTTCATTTTTCTCCCTAGGTCAAAGAGAACGGGCCCGGAAAGGTTATTTTGCGATAGATCAAGGTATTCCAATCTAGATGCATTAGAAAGAGAAACAGGAATGGGTCCCCAAAATTGGTTTACCCCAGCAAATAGACTTCGCAAGTTGGGGAGTGTGAGGCCAATATCTTGGGGTAAACTACCGATAAGTTGGTTAGCTGAAATGACTAGCTTCGCGAGAGTTGAGATATTATAAAGTGGGGGAGGGACAGCACCTGACAATTTATTCACTGCAATGCGGAATCCCTTAAGGTTGCCAAGGCGGCCGATGGAATTCGGAATAGTTCCTGTGAAACTATTCACTCCCAAATCAACAaattggaggagagagaggttaCCGAGAAAAGGTGGAATCCCTCCAATGAGGTTGTTGGAGAAGAGGCGAAGATCAacaagattggagagagaaccAAACGAGGCTGGAATTTTTCCAACTAGATCATTATATTGTAAAAATATGATACTGAGGGAGTTTGACAAATTGGTTGGAATTTCCCCTTGGAGAGAATTGCTACTGAAATTCAAAAGTTGCAGCCTGAGCAAGCGGCTGAGCTCCAGGGGGATTTTTCCTTGGAATCTGTTTTCCTGGAGGTAAAGGGATATGAGAAAAGAGAGGTTTCCCAAGAAAGGTGACATGGTTCCCTTCAGACTTTTTCCCCTCAAGTCCAAAACCACTACTCTCCGATGCTTGCGACTGCACGTTACTCCGTCccatttgcagagatcgagagAACTGTTCCAGGAACTTAACGAGCCAAGCGGATCGTCAGCTATAAGTTCCTTGAATGAAAGCAATGCTGATCGATCCGTTTCGTTGCTCAATCTGCACGTTACTTGTGTGGCAGTGGTGAGAAATAACGCCAAGCTGAGTAGCTTGATCATATGAATTAACAGAGATGACGAGATAAATGTCATCAACTTTAGCATTCTAAAcattgaagatgaagaagaatgTTGTGCCCTTAAAGGAGTGCCAATACTGTAATTTATAGTGCAATGATAATTGATTACTATAGTCTACTCCTCCCAAAAGAACTGTTCCCATTAGTCTTTCGCAAGTCTTCCCACTTTACGAGGAAAATATTGATAGATTGCAATGGAATGCTCCAAGAAAAAACCATCTTTAAAAGCTTAAGATTcctttatttttgcttttatgcactagagtttggcacaaacaaaaatagttgtgacattattattattattattattattactattttatTCTACGTAATCATTCATCAACAAGAAATTTGAGGGGACCTCAACTTTTGGCCCCAGATGAAATACCCTACTTAATACTGTATTCCACTTAGAAAAGGTGG
Proteins encoded in this region:
- the LOC131300123 gene encoding probable LRR receptor-like serine/threonine-protein kinase At3g47570, with translation MFRMLKLMTFISSSLLIHMIKLLSLALFLTTATQVTCRLSNETDRSALLSFKELIADDPLGSLSSWNSSLDLCKWDGVTCSRKHRRVVVLDLRGKSLKGTMSPFLGNLSFLISLYLQENRFQGKIPLELSRLLRLQLLNFSSNSLQGEIPTNLSNSLSIIFLQYNDLVGKIPASFGSLSNLVDLRLFSNNLIGGIPPFLGNLSLLQFVDLGVNSFTGTIPNSIGRLGNLKGFRIAVNKLSGAVPPPLYNISTLAKLVISANQLIGSLPQDIGLTLPNLRSLFAGVNQFWGPIPVSLSNASRLEYLDLSQNNLSGPVLFDLGRKMKDLVWLNLGDNNLGSADARDLRFIDSLTNCSKLQKLAFAGNGFGGVLPTSIANLSSHLNLLVAGRNQLVGNIPAGISTLVNLAALGLEENLFSGVIPFEIGKLRNLELVSFHKNKLSGPIPESIGNLTRIFGLDLEGNNFNGTIPSSIENILGLKTLDLSLNFLTGPIPKIGLFSTLTFMNLAHNAFIGVVPLEIGKLNNLQELDVSENKLSGHIPSTLKNCLKLEGLFLEGNTFQGTIPPSLSSLRGIEVLDLSRNNLSGQIPEDLAALVLLKNLNLSFNNLAGEVPLQGVFGNLSTISLVGNKGLCGGIAEMWLPACPKSTKKGDRLGFKTIIPIACIIPCLSLVLLLVVFLRKREQKNKSLTQPVKGDNFLRVSYDQLLNATGGFSSLNLIGAGSFGTVYKGILHEGDKPIAVKVLNLEQRGALKSFLAECEALRKIRHKNLLKIISICSSTNHAGDDFKALVFGYMPNGSLEKWLHPEEDIPQQEWNLSLSQRLNIMIDVACALEYLHRRCETPIVHCDLKPSNVLIDDDMIAHLGDFGLAKFLTINSSNSDGGQSNSLAIKGSIGYIAPEYGIGGRTSTEGDVYSYGILLLEMLTGKRLTDEMFTIGQSLHEFCKVALPERVMDIVDLRMLLEEPSEADNDAQNERVRRTKIRECLVSLVRIGIACSAEPPGERMNIKDVIIGLMTIKEVFLGVGIHGRRQIRMRLTGEGMSRE